The following proteins are co-located in the Sphingobacteriaceae bacterium genome:
- a CDS encoding efflux RND transporter periplasmic adaptor subunit, producing the protein MSNSTKYILGYFLAMGLLLSSCGGNSEETANEEHHDEKPDVVELTNAQYKTVGIELGNIEMRTISGTIPASGMLDVPPQSKVSISAPMGGFVKSTDLLQGSRVEKGQIVAVMQHQDYLQLQQDYLENISQLEFLKSEYERQEELAKENVNAKKSLEQAKANYYSMKGTLEGIKSKLRMLNINLETLSKGNIQSTINLYSPIAGYVTKVNTNIGAFVNPTDVLLEIVNTEELHVELTVFEKDVPLLKIGQRVLFTLANEVNHRFAKVHLIGREINSDRSVQIHCEIENQDKELIPGMYLKAIVETDSSHVTAVPEEAIVDFEGKKFIFIETIDEHEDEGKHHKEEEEKHHFKMIEVSSGETELGFVEIILPEAFNLNSKIVVKGAFSLLAKMKNSEEEGGHAH; encoded by the coding sequence ATGAGTAATTCAACAAAATATATTCTTGGTTACTTTTTAGCAATGGGGTTGCTATTAAGTTCCTGTGGTGGTAATTCCGAAGAAACCGCCAATGAAGAACATCATGATGAAAAACCAGATGTGGTAGAATTAACCAATGCTCAATATAAAACTGTGGGTATAGAGTTAGGAAATATCGAAATGCGTACCATTAGCGGCACCATTCCGGCAAGCGGAATGTTAGATGTTCCACCACAAAGTAAGGTGAGCATTTCTGCACCAATGGGTGGATTTGTAAAATCAACAGATTTGCTTCAGGGATCACGTGTTGAAAAAGGTCAAATAGTAGCAGTGATGCAACATCAGGATTACTTACAGCTTCAGCAAGACTATTTAGAAAACATAAGTCAACTTGAATTTCTGAAATCGGAATATGAAAGACAGGAAGAACTTGCAAAAGAAAATGTGAATGCAAAAAAATCATTGGAACAAGCCAAGGCTAATTACTATTCCATGAAAGGAACTCTTGAAGGTATAAAATCCAAACTGCGAATGTTGAACATTAATTTAGAAACTCTTTCAAAAGGAAATATTCAAAGTACAATCAATTTATATTCTCCTATTGCTGGCTATGTTACTAAAGTAAATACCAACATAGGGGCATTTGTAAATCCTACTGATGTATTACTAGAAATAGTAAATACGGAAGAGTTACATGTTGAACTTACAGTATTTGAAAAAGATGTACCACTGCTAAAAATTGGTCAACGTGTTTTATTTACACTAGCTAATGAAGTTAATCATCGTTTTGCAAAAGTGCATTTGATTGGTAGAGAAATCAATTCCGATAGAAGCGTTCAAATTCATTGTGAAATTGAAAATCAGGATAAGGAACTTATACCTGGGATGTATTTAAAAGCAATTGTTGAAACGGATAGCTCACATGTTACAGCAGTTCCCGAAGAAGCAATAGTAGATTTTGAGGGCAAGAAATTCATATTTATTGAAACAATTGATGAACATGAAGACGAAGGTAAACATCATAAAGAAGAAGAAGAAAAGCACCATTTCAAAATGATTGAAGTATCTTCAGGAGAAACGGAATTAGGTTTTGTTGAGATAATTTTACCCGAAGCATTTAATTTGAATTCAAAAATCGTTGTAAAAGGAGCATTTAGTTTACTCGCAAAAATGAAGAACAGCGAAGAAGAAGGAGGACATGCACATTAA
- a CDS encoding CusA/CzcA family heavy metal efflux RND transporter, with protein MLDAIIRFSIRNKLIIGMFTLALIAWGSYSLKQLPIDAVPDITNNQVQIITVAPSQSAQDIERLVTFPVEQSVATIPGIVEVRSFSRFGLSVVTVVFKDEVDVYKARQLVSERLNEAMNQIPPGVGIPELAPVTTGLGEIYQYTLHTKPGYEKKYDAMALRTIQDWIVRRQLLGVEGVADVSSFGGYLKQYEIALNPDKLKSMNVTISDVFTALKKNNQNTGGAYIDKKPYAWYIRSEGLIGSKEDIENIVVKNLDNGIPVLIRNVAEVRYGHAIRYGALTYNDKGEAVGAIVMMLKGANSSEVIANVKERIAQIEKTLPEGVVIEPFLDRSKLVDNAISTVSKNLMEGALIVIFILVVFLGNFRAGLIVASVIPLAMLFAISLMNVFGVSGNLMSLGAIDFGLIVDGAVIIVEATLHHLQLKTIGRRLTQNEMDDEVFTSASKIRSSAAFGEIIILIVYLPILALVGIEGKMFKPMAQTVSFAILGAFILSLTYVPMMSALLLSKNTEHKRNLSDRMMDFFHRIYSPFIIAAMKRPIAIIVGSLILFASSFIVFKQLGAEFLPSLDEGDFAVETRVMSGSSLEETIDASSKASKIILERFPDEVKMVVGKIGSGEIPTDPMPIEACDLMIILKDKSEWTKTSDKEELVELMTKELEDVPGVTFGFQQPIQMRFNELMTGARQDVVVKIYGEDLNMLTYYSNQVASLVTSIDGAKDLYVEKIAGARQILIKYKRDEIAKFGMNIEDINMTVNTAFAGQSSGMVYEGEKRFDLVVRLEGEERTGIEDVRNLFVTTPNGKQIPLEQVATVDFDDKAPTQIQRDDAKRRIIIGFNVRGRDVESVVKELKAKVDKNIKFESGYYPTYGGTFQNLQEARARLSIAVPVALLLIFVLLYFTFASVKQGLLIYTAIPLSAIGGVFALWLRGMPFSISAGVGFIALFGVAVLNGIVLIAEFNRLKQEGLIDVKERILRGTKTRLRPVIMTAAVASLGFLPMALSQGSGAEVQKPLATVVIGGLITATLLTLLVLPCIYLLAEGGFKRIRKPKKMNPTINLILLLLLCGGSSFAQTKTVSLDSALNIAYGNNKNLQATSLQTEYYQYQKKTSSELPKTDVSLTYGQYNSFYRKDNNITISQTIPFPTVFGAKNSLANAQITGAELKIASTKNELTYQIRTVYYQLLFWISHKDLLLKQDTMYTQFVKAADLRYKTGDGTLLEKTSADARLSEIQNKLKMTDSEIQSLNLKLQALMGVSYQVSIESKESLMRPFILANDSTAVAANPQLAYIKQQIEIAEKEKSVISKSGLPEFKIGYFNQTLYGGALNDANTQFAGAGNRFQGVQVGLVIPLWFSPQVNKNKAAQTQVQINQLNYENEQIMFQSYYDQAIQHYIAAKNNLDYYQQVASPNANLIETQSQSSYSKGEISYTEHLLNLQQVILIRETYLNAVSNYNQTVVYIEYLTAR; from the coding sequence ATGTTGGATGCTATCATCCGCTTTTCCATTAGGAATAAGCTAATCATAGGCATGTTTACGCTTGCCTTAATAGCCTGGGGAAGCTATTCATTAAAACAACTCCCTATTGATGCCGTACCTGACATCACAAATAATCAGGTACAAATTATTACGGTTGCCCCATCGCAATCTGCACAGGATATTGAACGCTTAGTAACGTTTCCTGTAGAACAATCGGTTGCCACCATTCCTGGTATTGTTGAAGTGCGTTCATTTTCGCGTTTTGGTTTGAGCGTAGTAACTGTTGTGTTCAAGGATGAAGTTGATGTATATAAAGCGCGTCAACTTGTTTCAGAAAGACTCAATGAGGCCATGAACCAAATCCCTCCGGGAGTTGGTATTCCTGAACTGGCTCCTGTCACTACTGGACTTGGAGAAATATATCAATACACACTTCATACTAAACCGGGCTACGAAAAAAAATACGATGCAATGGCCTTGCGAACCATACAAGATTGGATTGTACGCAGACAATTATTAGGTGTAGAAGGTGTAGCGGATGTAAGCAGCTTTGGTGGTTATTTAAAGCAATATGAAATTGCTTTGAATCCTGATAAACTCAAAAGTATGAACGTTACCATTAGTGATGTGTTTACTGCTTTGAAAAAAAATAATCAGAACACCGGAGGTGCTTACATTGATAAAAAACCTTATGCATGGTATATCCGAAGCGAAGGTTTAATCGGAAGTAAAGAAGACATCGAAAACATTGTCGTAAAAAATCTTGACAATGGTATTCCTGTATTGATTCGTAATGTTGCAGAGGTTCGATATGGTCATGCAATACGTTATGGGGCATTAACCTATAATGATAAAGGCGAAGCCGTAGGCGCAATAGTGATGATGCTGAAAGGAGCTAATTCATCCGAAGTAATTGCCAATGTAAAGGAACGCATTGCACAAATTGAAAAAACTTTACCTGAAGGTGTGGTTATTGAACCATTTCTTGATCGCTCGAAATTAGTAGATAATGCTATCAGTACTGTCTCCAAAAATTTAATGGAAGGAGCACTAATAGTAATTTTTATTCTTGTTGTTTTCCTTGGAAATTTCCGCGCAGGATTAATTGTTGCTTCAGTAATTCCATTAGCCATGTTGTTCGCTATTTCACTAATGAATGTGTTTGGTGTTTCGGGAAACTTGATGAGTTTGGGGGCAATTGATTTTGGTTTAATAGTGGATGGTGCAGTAATTATTGTTGAAGCTACCTTACATCATCTACAGTTAAAAACTATTGGTCGCAGACTTACTCAAAACGAAATGGATGATGAAGTTTTTACTTCTGCAAGTAAAATCAGAAGTTCAGCAGCCTTTGGCGAAATCATTATTCTAATTGTGTATTTACCAATTCTCGCCTTGGTAGGCATAGAAGGGAAAATGTTTAAGCCAATGGCGCAAACAGTCTCTTTTGCCATTCTTGGAGCATTTATTTTATCACTTACTTATGTACCTATGATGAGCGCCTTGCTATTAAGCAAGAATACGGAACACAAACGAAATTTATCCGATAGAATGATGGATTTCTTTCACCGCATCTATAGCCCTTTTATTATTGCTGCAATGAAAAGACCAATTGCAATAATTGTAGGGTCGTTGATTCTTTTTGCTTCAAGCTTTATTGTATTCAAACAATTGGGAGCCGAGTTTTTACCATCCTTGGATGAAGGAGATTTTGCAGTTGAAACAAGAGTGATGTCCGGCAGTAGTTTGGAAGAAACCATTGACGCATCAAGTAAAGCATCAAAAATTATATTAGAACGTTTCCCAGATGAAGTGAAAATGGTAGTTGGTAAAATTGGTTCAGGTGAAATCCCAACGGATCCCATGCCCATTGAAGCCTGCGACTTAATGATTATTTTGAAAGATAAATCGGAGTGGACAAAAACAAGTGATAAGGAGGAATTAGTAGAGTTAATGACAAAGGAACTGGAAGATGTACCAGGAGTAACATTCGGTTTTCAGCAGCCGATACAAATGCGTTTTAACGAATTGATGACGGGAGCAAGACAAGATGTTGTGGTGAAAATTTATGGTGAGGATTTAAATATGCTCACATATTATTCTAATCAGGTAGCTTCATTAGTTACTTCCATTGATGGCGCAAAAGATTTGTACGTGGAGAAAATTGCTGGAGCAAGACAAATTCTAATCAAATACAAACGCGATGAAATTGCCAAATTCGGAATGAATATTGAAGACATCAACATGACTGTCAATACTGCTTTTGCCGGACAAAGTTCTGGTATGGTATATGAAGGTGAAAAACGATTTGATTTGGTCGTACGCTTAGAAGGCGAGGAACGAACAGGAATTGAAGATGTTCGAAATCTATTTGTCACAACCCCAAACGGAAAACAAATTCCGTTGGAACAAGTTGCCACTGTAGATTTTGACGATAAAGCACCTACACAAATTCAACGAGATGATGCAAAACGTAGAATCATTATAGGATTTAATGTTAGAGGTCGCGATGTAGAAAGTGTCGTTAAAGAACTAAAGGCAAAAGTTGATAAGAACATCAAATTTGAGTCGGGATATTATCCTACTTATGGCGGAACTTTTCAAAATTTACAAGAGGCCCGGGCAAGGCTAAGCATTGCAGTGCCTGTTGCACTGCTTTTGATTTTTGTTTTACTCTATTTCACATTTGCTTCTGTAAAACAAGGATTACTTATTTATACTGCCATTCCGCTTTCAGCAATTGGTGGCGTATTTGCCTTATGGTTGAGAGGTATGCCATTCAGTATTTCAGCAGGTGTTGGCTTCATTGCTTTATTTGGAGTAGCAGTGTTGAATGGTATTGTATTGATTGCAGAATTCAATCGCTTGAAACAAGAAGGATTGATAGATGTGAAAGAAAGAATTTTGCGTGGAACAAAAACACGATTACGTCCTGTAATCATGACGGCTGCCGTAGCCTCACTCGGTTTTTTACCTATGGCATTGTCGCAGGGAAGCGGAGCAGAAGTTCAAAAACCATTAGCTACTGTTGTTATTGGAGGTTTGATTACAGCAACTTTATTAACACTACTTGTCCTTCCTTGCATCTACCTATTAGCAGAGGGAGGATTTAAACGTATTCGAAAACCTAAAAAAATGAACCCAACAATTAATCTAATTCTACTACTCTTATTGTGCGGGGGATCATCCTTTGCCCAAACAAAAACTGTTTCACTTGATTCAGCTTTGAATATTGCATACGGAAATAATAAAAATTTGCAAGCAACATCACTTCAAACAGAGTATTATCAATACCAAAAGAAAACTAGTAGTGAGTTGCCTAAAACGGATGTAAGTTTAACTTATGGTCAATACAACAGTTTTTACCGAAAGGACAATAATATTACGATTTCGCAAACCATTCCTTTTCCAACTGTATTCGGTGCTAAAAATTCATTGGCAAACGCACAAATTACCGGAGCTGAACTAAAAATCGCATCTACTAAAAATGAACTCACTTATCAAATAAGAACAGTTTATTATCAGTTGTTGTTTTGGATTAGCCACAAAGATTTGCTATTGAAACAAGATACGATGTACACTCAATTTGTAAAAGCTGCTGACTTGAGATACAAAACTGGCGATGGAACATTATTAGAAAAAACTTCTGCCGATGCGCGCTTGAGTGAAATTCAAAACAAACTTAAAATGACAGATTCAGAAATACAATCTCTGAATCTGAAACTACAAGCACTTATGGGTGTTTCCTATCAGGTATCAATTGAATCCAAAGAATCATTAATGAGGCCGTTTATTTTAGCAAATGATAGTACTGCCGTTGCTGCTAATCCACAGCTTGCTTACATCAAACAACAAATTGAAATTGCAGAAAAAGAGAAATCAGTTATTTCTAAATCAGGTTTACCCGAATTTAAAATTGGTTATTTTAATCAAACATTATATGGTGGAGCTTTGAATGATGCCAATACCCAATTTGCAGGAGCAGGAAATCGTTTTCAAGGTGTACAAGTTGGATTAGTTATTCCGCTTTGGTTTTCTCCCCAGGTAAATAAAAATAAAGCTGCTCAAACACAGGTTCAAATCAACCAGCTAAACTATGAAAACGAACAAATCATGTTTCAGAGTTATTATGATCAGGCCATTCAGCATTACATCGCTGCTAAAAACAACCTTGATTATTACCAACAGGTTGCTTCGCCCAATGCTAATTTGATAGAAACCCAATCTCAAAGTTCCTATTCTAAAGGAGAGATTAGTTACACAGAACATTTGCTGAATCTGCAACAAGTAATTTTAATTCGCGAAACCTACTTAAATGCAGTGAGTAATTACAATCAAACAGTTGTTTATATTGAATATTTAACAGCACGTTAA
- the cadA gene encoding cadmium-translocating P-type ATPase: MMNTDIKHKHTYDEQGKITCCSLEDKVNLEAEQKLKRKELSSSILTDGIKEYLPSIVSFVLLLAAIIIDNFIEQKWFTGYLRIVWYVISYLPVGIPVIMDAGKAMLKRDIFSEFFLMSIATIGAFAIGEYPEGVAVMLFYAVGELFQSAAVKRAKGSIKALLDIRPDSATVIRNGKTEIINPETVQIGETIQVRSGEKIPLDGFLISEKGSFNTAALTGESKPDTKYKNETVLAGMINIGQVIEIKVTKLFSDSSISRILDLVQNATTRKAQTELFIRKFARIYTPIVVVLATMLTMIPYFFMKEYVFSEWLYRSLIFLVISCPCALVISIPLGYFGGIGAASRNGILFKGSNYLDLMTKVNTVVMDKTGTLTKGIFKVQKVKSETLEEDDFISLVAAIEANSTHPIAKAIVAEADGKYKNISITSVEEISGHGLKGIFNSETILAGNTKLLQRFNIKYPSEVDLIIDTIVVVALGNQYIGYITISDEIKEDAVKAIQDLKSMSIQAIMLSGDKQAVVDQVAKELKIEISYGDLLPQDKVAKVEELRKDKSLVIAFVGDGINDAPVLALSDVGIAMGGLGSDAAIETADVIIQTDHPSKIATAIAIGKATKKIVWQNIAMAFLVKAIVLSLGAGGLATMWEAVFADVGVALLAILNAIRIQRVRFV, translated from the coding sequence ATGATGAATACAGATATCAAACATAAGCATACCTATGATGAACAGGGTAAAATTACCTGCTGTTCGTTAGAAGATAAAGTAAACCTCGAAGCAGAACAGAAACTAAAACGAAAAGAATTATCATCGAGTATTCTTACGGATGGTATTAAAGAATATTTACCTTCAATAGTTAGTTTTGTTCTGCTGTTAGCGGCCATTATCATAGATAATTTTATTGAACAAAAATGGTTTACGGGTTATCTAAGAATTGTTTGGTATGTAATTTCTTATCTACCTGTTGGAATCCCTGTCATAATGGATGCAGGAAAGGCGATGCTTAAGAGAGATATATTTTCAGAATTCTTTTTAATGAGTATTGCCACCATTGGTGCATTTGCTATTGGAGAATATCCTGAAGGTGTTGCCGTAATGTTGTTTTATGCTGTTGGAGAATTATTTCAATCGGCTGCCGTAAAACGCGCAAAAGGAAGCATTAAAGCTTTGTTAGATATCCGACCTGACTCTGCAACTGTAATTCGTAATGGAAAAACTGAAATAATAAATCCAGAAACAGTTCAGATAGGAGAAACGATTCAAGTAAGGTCAGGTGAAAAAATTCCATTGGATGGTTTTTTAATTAGTGAAAAAGGAAGTTTTAATACAGCTGCGCTTACTGGTGAAAGTAAGCCTGATACTAAATATAAAAATGAAACTGTCTTAGCAGGTATGATTAATATTGGACAAGTAATTGAAATAAAAGTGACCAAACTTTTTTCTGATAGTTCAATTAGTAGAATTCTAGACTTAGTTCAAAATGCAACCACACGAAAAGCACAAACAGAATTATTCATACGCAAGTTTGCAAGAATCTATACGCCAATAGTTGTTGTACTTGCAACCATGCTAACGATGATACCATACTTTTTTATGAAAGAGTATGTGTTTTCAGAATGGTTGTATCGTTCGCTAATTTTTCTTGTGATTTCTTGTCCGTGTGCATTGGTTATCTCCATACCACTTGGATATTTTGGTGGTATAGGAGCAGCATCCCGTAATGGAATACTCTTTAAAGGCTCAAATTATTTGGATTTAATGACCAAGGTGAATACCGTTGTGATGGATAAAACCGGAACACTCACAAAAGGAATTTTCAAGGTTCAAAAAGTAAAATCAGAGACATTAGAAGAAGACGATTTTATTTCACTCGTTGCAGCAATAGAGGCTAACTCAACGCATCCAATTGCAAAAGCAATCGTAGCGGAGGCGGATGGTAAATACAAAAACATTTCCATTACTTCAGTTGAAGAAATTTCGGGACATGGGTTAAAGGGAATATTTAACAGTGAAACTATACTTGCCGGTAACACAAAACTGCTTCAAAGATTTAATATTAAATATCCTTCTGAAGTAGATTTGATTATTGATACTATAGTTGTGGTCGCCTTAGGAAATCAATATATAGGTTATATCACCATTTCGGATGAAATAAAAGAGGATGCTGTAAAGGCAATTCAGGATTTAAAATCGATGTCAATTCAAGCAATAATGTTGTCGGGCGATAAACAGGCAGTAGTTGATCAAGTGGCAAAAGAATTAAAAATTGAAATATCATACGGAGATTTATTACCGCAGGATAAAGTTGCAAAAGTAGAAGAACTTAGAAAAGATAAATCTTTAGTTATTGCTTTTGTTGGTGATGGAATCAATGACGCTCCTGTTCTCGCTTTAAGTGATGTTGGAATAGCAATGGGAGGATTGGGAAGTGATGCTGCAATTGAAACAGCCGATGTAATTATTCAAACAGATCACCCTTCAAAAATTGCCACGGCAATTGCTATTGGGAAGGCAACAAAAAAAATAGTTTGGCAAAATATCGCTATGGCATTTCTTGTAAAAGCAATTGTACTTTCATTGGGAGCCGGTGGATTAGCAACAATGTGGGAAGCAGTTTTTGCAGATGTTGGTGTTGCATTGTTGGCAATATTGAATGCAATAAGAATTCAACGTGTAAGATTTGTATAA